The following proteins are encoded in a genomic region of Glycine max cultivar Williams 82 chromosome 18, Glycine_max_v4.0, whole genome shotgun sequence:
- the LOC100786452 gene encoding transcription factor CYCLOIDEA, which translates to MFPSTNYTSSGSYPRFPSSSSSTSPYPSFTLLHPENSSSSNNTFLHDPLALTYIPSHYHAPIPETLANWAVADCAILNQDLGGALYGITKKPMKKATKKDRHSKIHTSQGLRDRRVRLSIEIARKFFDLQDMLGFDKASNTLDWLFTKSKKAIKELTRSKHSVESFEFSSSSEGEVVSTIQQQDLQQQHGINLENGKLKEPAAYCVKAKMKESREKARARAREKTSSKVLCNTSGEGKVQELKKKCPATENPQILNQLRSTLQPPHPQNVGGEVPRDDDFNVIEESIVIRRKLKHTLMSSNIHHQNAVIPKEASVNNSDYHSFPNLSPNWEANNGANGRSTFCAIASMNLSTGLQIFGKSWEECTNPHPS; encoded by the exons ATGTTCCCTTCCACTAATTATACCTCCTCAGGCTCTTACCCTCGTttcccttcatcttcttcttccacttcaCCCTATCCTTCTTTTACTCTCCTTCATCCTGAAAATTCTTCTTCCAGCAACAACACCTTTCTTCATGATCCACTTGCTCTTACCTACATACCCTCTCATTACCATGCTCCAATCCCAGAAACACTAGCCAATTGGGCAGTTGCAGATTGTGCAATACTGAATCAGGATCTAGGTGGTGCCCTTTATGGCATCACCAAGAAACCAATGAAGAAAGCAACTAAGAAAGACAGGCACAGCAAGATTCATACTTCTCAGGGTTTGAGGGACAGAAGGGTTAGGCTTTCCATTGAGATCGCACGCAAGTTCTTTGATCTTCAAGATATGTTAGGGTTTGACAAAGCCAGCAACACCCTTGACTGGCTCTTCACAAAGTCCAAGAAGGCAATTAAGGAGCTTACTCGAAGCAAGCACAGTGTTGAAAGCTTCGAGTTCTCCTCATCTTCCGAGGGTGAAGTAGTTTCTACTATCCAGCAACAAGACCTACAACAACAACATGGGATAAATTTGGAAAATGGGAAGTTGAAAGAACCTGCAGCTTATTGTGTTAAAGCAAAGATGAAGGAATCAAGGGAAAAAGCAAGGGCAAGAGCAagggaaaagactagtagcaaGGTATTGTGCAACACAAGTGGCGAAGGGAAGGTGCAAGAGTTGAAGAAAAAGTGCCCTGCAACTGAAAACCCTCAAATCCTGAACCAGTTAAGGTCAACCCTTCAACCTCCTCATCCTCAAAATGTGGGTGGAGAAGTGCCAAGAGATGATGACTTCAACGTTATTGAGGAATCCATTGTCATCAGAAGAAAGTTGAAACACACTTTGATGTCTTCCAATATTCATCATCAAAACGCTGTGATCCCTAAGGAAGCAAGTGTAAACAACAGTGACTACCACTCCTTCCCCAATTTGTCTCCAAATTGGGAAGCTAATAATGGTGCCAATGGACGCTCCACCTTTTGTGCAATAGCCAGCATGAATCTGTCTACAG GGCTTCAAATTTTTGGAAAATCTTGGGAGGAGTGCACCAATCCTCATCCAAGCTAA